A stretch of the Vigna radiata var. radiata cultivar VC1973A chromosome 7, Vradiata_ver6, whole genome shotgun sequence genome encodes the following:
- the LOC106767871 gene encoding protein DMP6-like, producing MDAIIKADLNMSDEQKLPLLHNMGVPDADRSLIQRAISQTFQSTAHLANLLPTGTVLAFQLLSPIVTNQGNCDSVSKFMTATIVALCGASCFLQCFTDSFRDDKGKVYCGLATFKGLWVIDGSTTLPPELGAKFRLKFIDFIHAVMSILVFAAVALFDQNVVNCFFPSPSTQAREILTVLPVATGIFCSMLFVAFPTHRHGIGFPLSPN from the coding sequence ATGGATGCTATTATTAAAGCAGACCTGAATATGTCTGATGAACAAAAGCTACCACTTCTGCACAACATGGGGGTTCCTGATGCAGATAGAAGCCTCATTCAGAGAGCCATAAGTCAAACATTTCAAAGCACAGCCCATCTGGCAAATCTGTTACCAACTGGCACTGTTCTTGCTTTCCAACTTCTGTCTCCAATAGTCACAAATCAAGGCAACTGTGACTCGGTTTCCAAGTTCATGACTGCTACAATCGTGGCTCTCTGTGGTGCCTCTTGTTTCTTGCAATGCTTTACTGATAGCTTCAGGGATGATAAGGGGAAAGTTTATTGTGGACTTGCCACCTTCAAGGGCTTGTGGGTCATTGATGGATCCACCACTCTTCCACCTGAACTTGGTGCAAAATTTAGATTAAAGTTTATCGATTTCATTCATGCGGTGATGTCAATTTTGGTGTTTGCAGCAGTTGCATTATTTGATCAGAATGTGGTGAATTGCTTCTTTCCATCACCTTCAACTCAGGCACGGGAAATCCTAACAGTGTTGCCTGTGGCCACAGGGATTTTTTGCAGCATGCTCTTTGTGGCGTTTCCCACACATAGACATGGAATTGGCTTCCCACTATCACCGAACTAA
- the LOC106768738 gene encoding triose phosphate/phosphate translocator, chloroplastic — protein sequence MESRVLSRAGAFSSLAHLRKPPRDVAGGASFVTVKTVGSLAEGGNLIWGRQLRPELCSPALKKEAVLLRPCLAATSSPAEGGDSAGEKVAPAGFFDKYPALVTGFFFFTWYFLNVIFNILNKKIYNYFPYPYFVSVIHLFVGVVYCLGSWTVGLPKRAPIDSNLLKLLIPVAVCHALGHVTSNVSFAAVAVSFTHTIKALEPFFNAAASQFILGQSIPITLWLSLAPVVIGVSMASLTELSFNWVGFISAMISNISFTYRSIYSKKAMTDMDSTNVYAYISIIALIVCIPPAVIVEGPALLKHGFNDAIAKVGLVKFVSDLFWVGMFYHLYNQVATNTLERVAPLTHAVGNVLKRVFVIGFSIIVFGNKISTQTGIGTAIAIAGVALYSLIKARLEEEKRQAKAA from the exons ATGGAGTCGCGAGTACTGTCACGCGCCGGAGCCTTCTCCTCCCTCGCTCACCTCCGCAAGCCTCCGCGGGACGTCGCTGGCGGTGCCTCCTTCGTCACGGTGAAGACCGTGGGGTCCCTCGCGGAAGGTGGGAATCTGATTTGGGGGAGGCAGCTGCGTCCGGAGCTCTGCTCGCCGGCGCTGAAGAAGGAGGCTGTCCTCCTCCGGCCTTGCCTGGCCGCCACCTCCTCGCCGGCCGAGGGTGGTGATTCCGCCGG GGAAAAGGTTGCTCCCGCGGGATTCTTCGACAAATACCCCGCTCTTGTCACAGGGTTTTTCTTCTTCACGTG GTACTTCTTGAACGTGATTTTCAACATCCTCAACAAGAAGATCTACAACTATTTCCCCTATCCGTA CTTCGTATCCGTCATCCATTTATTCGTCGGTGTGGTGTACTGTTTGGGGAGCTGGACCGTGGGCCTTCCTAAGCGTGCT CCTATAGACTCCAACCTGCTGAAGTTGCTCATTCCGGTGGCTGTGTGCCATGCATTAGGCCATGTGACCAGCAATGTCTCATTTGCTGCAGTTGCTGTTTCTTTCACTCATACCATTAAAG CTCTTGAACCATTCTTCAATGCTGCTGCTTCACAGTTCATCCTTGGCCAATCCATTCCCATCACTTTGTGGCTGTCTCTGGCTCCCGTTGTTATTG GTGTGTCCATGGCATCTTTGACCGAGCTCTCATTCAACTGGGTTGGCTTCATAAGTGCTATGATTTCAAACATTTCCTTCACCTACCGGAGCATCTATTCAAAGAAAGCCATG ACGGATATGGATAGTACCAATGTCTATGCCTACATTTCCATCATTGCTCTAATTGTCTGCATACCTCCTGCAGTAATT GTGGAAGGCCCTGCTCTGTTGAAGCACGGCTTCAATGATGCTATTGCTAAAGTAGGTTTGGTCAAGTTCGTCTCAGATCTCTTCTGGGTTGGTATGTTTTACCATCTCTACAACCAG GTGGCTACCAACACTCTTGAGAGAGTGGCTCCTCTCACTCATGCAGTTGGGAACGTACTGAAACGTGTATTTGTGATTGGATTTTCGATTATAGTCTTCG GTAACAAGATTAGCACCCAAACTGGTATAGGAACAGCCATTGCAATTGCTGGAGTGGCACTCTACTCTCTCATCAAAGCCAGGTTGGAGGAAGAGAAACGA CAAGCGAAAGCAGCATAA